A window from Shewanella livingstonensis encodes these proteins:
- a CDS encoding ExbD/TolR family protein: MARKKHSSMEEEAQIDMTPMLDIVFIMLIFFIVTTSFVKPSGLDYNKPKASQATSKPSANIFIGISKTGVIMMENRQVDIERVTANVERMLAEAPEAAVLIQADKDALHGLVVKVLDNVKAAGIDKISVSAGNE, from the coding sequence ATGGCACGTAAGAAGCATTCCAGTATGGAAGAGGAAGCGCAAATTGATATGACCCCGATGCTAGACATCGTGTTTATCATGCTGATCTTCTTTATTGTAACAACATCGTTTGTTAAGCCATCTGGCTTAGACTACAACAAGCCTAAAGCGTCACAGGCTACGTCTAAACCATCGGCAAACATCTTTATTGGCATCAGCAAAACTGGCGTCATTATGATGGAAAACCGTCAGGTTGATATCGAACGTGTAACGGCTAACGTAGAGCGTATGTTGGCAGAAGCACCTGAAGCAGCAGTACTTATTCAAGCAGACAAAGACGCTTTGCATGGTTTAGTCGTTAAAGTGCTTGATAATGTTAAAGCTGCCGGTATTGACAAAATTTCAGTATCAGCGGGGAATGAGTAA
- the feoB gene encoding Fe(2+) transporter permease subunit FeoB produces MTKQFHCVTVGNPNAGKSTLFNALTGASQQVGNWSGVTVEKKTGKFSDSGTDIFLTDLPGIYDLLPAGNSCDCSLDEQIAQTYLSNQQVDAIINLVDATNVERHLYLTTQLRELGIPIIVVINKIDAAKKLGININVDDMSVRLGCPVVAICSRNQADVKHLQAELLSLLNKGDITSSLLLQYHADIEASVTALQRQNDSQGLAELSRGQALAILANSHGNGCGTSETQLHDTVQQCTERVEQAGADIDIMIATTRYDFVQQVFEASVSKGAHVSATDRLDKVVLHPILGIPIFLFVMYLMFLFSINVGNAFIDFFDITAGAIFVDHFGALLSSIDSPDWLVTILAGGVGQGIQTVATFIPVVAALFLALSVLEGSGYMARAAFVVDGLMRRIGLPGKAFVPMIVGFGCSVPAIMATRTLGSERERIVTGMMAPFMSCSARLPVYALFAAAFFPQSGQNLVFLLYIIGIFAAIGTGLLLRKTVLPGSSSAVVMELPSYEMPKSKAVLSRTTKRTKSFIMGAGKTIIIVVTLLNFINAIGTDGSFGHEDSKESLLSVASQQITPFFRPMGIEQDNWAATVGIITGIFAKEAVVGTLNSLYSTVEGDQAELVSIWDSVKIGLATIPANLLGIEPGDPLSIAIAGITDLDEAAMALSVDSSTFSALQTGFKSQIAAFSYLLFILLYTPCVAAMGALVHEFGAKWARFAAIWTFSLAYGSATVVYQGATFTEHPVQSASWIGFFILALVGFYFWLNKKGRKAQQIIPGIRIITE; encoded by the coding sequence ATGACTAAACAATTTCACTGTGTCACCGTGGGTAACCCTAATGCAGGTAAATCGACTCTTTTTAATGCTCTTACTGGTGCAAGTCAGCAGGTTGGCAATTGGTCCGGTGTTACCGTAGAAAAGAAAACCGGTAAGTTTAGTGACTCTGGTACAGATATTTTTCTGACCGATTTACCTGGCATTTATGATTTATTACCCGCTGGGAATAGTTGTGATTGTTCACTGGACGAACAAATTGCTCAGACTTATCTATCAAATCAACAAGTGGATGCCATTATCAACTTAGTTGATGCCACCAACGTTGAGCGTCATCTGTATTTAACCACTCAATTACGAGAGTTAGGTATTCCTATTATTGTTGTCATTAACAAAATTGACGCAGCTAAAAAGCTGGGGATTAATATTAATGTTGATGACATGTCTGTCCGTCTTGGTTGTCCTGTGGTAGCCATTTGCTCCCGAAATCAAGCCGATGTTAAGCATTTGCAGGCTGAGTTATTGTCATTATTGAATAAAGGCGATATTACGTCATCTTTATTACTCCAGTATCATGCAGATATTGAGGCTAGTGTAACCGCTTTACAGAGACAAAATGATAGTCAGGGTCTTGCAGAGTTAAGTCGCGGACAAGCACTGGCTATTTTAGCTAACAGTCATGGAAATGGCTGTGGTACTAGCGAAACACAACTACATGATACAGTACAACAATGTACTGAGCGGGTTGAACAAGCGGGTGCAGATATCGATATTATGATAGCCACAACTCGTTATGATTTCGTGCAACAAGTATTTGAAGCTTCAGTGAGTAAAGGCGCTCACGTTAGTGCTACCGATAGACTCGATAAAGTGGTGTTGCATCCAATATTGGGTATTCCTATCTTCTTGTTTGTTATGTACCTGATGTTTTTATTTAGTATTAATGTTGGTAATGCATTTATCGATTTCTTTGATATTACCGCAGGCGCTATTTTTGTTGATCATTTTGGGGCATTACTGTCTTCAATCGATTCGCCTGATTGGCTCGTTACGATTTTAGCTGGCGGTGTTGGCCAAGGTATTCAAACTGTTGCGACCTTTATACCGGTTGTAGCAGCGTTATTTTTAGCCCTCTCGGTACTCGAAGGATCTGGTTATATGGCTCGTGCGGCTTTTGTCGTTGACGGGTTAATGCGCCGTATTGGTTTACCTGGCAAAGCATTTGTGCCGATGATCGTTGGTTTTGGTTGTTCGGTTCCTGCCATTATGGCGACTAGAACCTTAGGCAGTGAACGTGAGCGCATTGTTACAGGGATGATGGCACCGTTTATGTCTTGTAGTGCACGTTTGCCTGTTTACGCGTTATTTGCCGCAGCATTTTTTCCACAGTCGGGGCAAAACTTAGTATTTTTACTGTATATCATTGGTATTTTCGCTGCTATTGGTACCGGTTTATTGCTGCGAAAAACAGTATTACCCGGAAGTAGTAGTGCCGTTGTTATGGAATTACCTAGTTACGAAATGCCTAAATCTAAAGCGGTGCTCTCTCGTACAACTAAGCGGACTAAAAGTTTTATTATGGGCGCCGGTAAAACAATTATTATTGTTGTGACATTACTTAATTTTATTAATGCTATCGGTACTGATGGCTCTTTTGGGCATGAAGACAGCAAAGAGTCATTACTCAGTGTTGCTAGTCAGCAAATTACGCCATTTTTTAGGCCTATGGGGATTGAACAGGATAACTGGGCGGCAACAGTAGGTATTATTACAGGTATTTTTGCTAAAGAAGCCGTTGTTGGAACGTTAAATAGTTTATATAGCACTGTTGAAGGTGACCAGGCTGAACTTGTGTCAATTTGGGACAGCGTTAAAATAGGCCTAGCAACCATTCCGGCAAATTTATTAGGTATAGAGCCTGGTGATCCATTATCTATTGCGATAGCGGGAATTACTGATTTAGATGAAGCTGCAATGGCATTGTCTGTTGACTCTTCTACGTTCAGTGCCCTTCAAACGGGCTTTAAAAGTCAGATAGCGGCATTTTCATACTTGCTCTTCATCTTGCTTTATACGCCTTGTGTGGCTGCTATGGGCGCTTTGGTGCATGAGTTTGGTGCCAAATGGGCGCGATTTGCTGCAATTTGGACATTTTCGTTAGCCTATGGTTCTGCCACCGTTGTATATCAAGGTGCGACCTTCACTGAACATCCAGTGCAGTCGGCCAGTTGGATTGGTTTCTTCATTTTGGCCTTAGTCGGTTTTTACTTCTGGTTAAATAAAAAAGGTAGAAAAGCACAGCAAATTATTCCAGGGATACGTATTATCACTGAATAG
- a CDS encoding FeoA family protein, whose amino-acid sequence MKLSELKPGDQAIISEIGQLTLPQAVKRKLLSMGITPNTRFHFIRRAPMGSGVELDLRGSKLCMRCDLADIIEVVLQND is encoded by the coding sequence ATGAAGCTGAGTGAACTTAAGCCGGGTGATCAGGCGATTATCTCTGAAATCGGTCAATTAACGTTACCGCAAGCCGTTAAACGTAAGTTGTTATCTATGGGCATTACACCCAACACCCGCTTTCATTTTATCCGCAGAGCCCCAATGGGCTCGGGTGTTGAGTTAGATTTACGTGGCAGTAAATTATGTATGCGTTGTGATTTAGCCGACATTATTGAGGTGGTTCTACAAAATGACTAA
- a CDS encoding peptidylprolyl isomerase encodes MVQATARHLLVSTQEQCESLKQQIEAGADFADIAKASSSCPSGAQGGDLGSFGPGMMVKEFDEVVFSAPLNVVQGPVKTQFGFHLLEVTSRG; translated from the coding sequence ATGGTACAAGCAACAGCTAGACACTTACTCGTAAGCACTCAAGAACAATGCGAATCACTTAAGCAACAGATCGAAGCTGGTGCGGATTTCGCTGATATTGCGAAGGCAAGTTCTTCTTGTCCATCAGGTGCTCAAGGTGGCGATTTGGGCTCTTTTGGACCAGGCATGATGGTCAAAGAATTCGACGAAGTTGTGTTCAGCGCGCCATTAAATGTTGTTCAAGGGCCGGTAAAAACTCAATTTGGTTTTCATTTACTCGAGGTTACTAGCCGCGGCTAG
- a CDS encoding GNAT family N-acetyltransferase — translation MNINLYSDRLILRNLHSKDWLHFLRLHLDKEVNQHIRAIESEADIVAKFEQRKAIWQFESAQWLSLAIERIDTNEFVGLIGFRCDDSQLKIAEVGYLIAPEQQGFGFATESLRAVIDWGALQFTMHKYIGICAQQNTASRKVLENAGFALEGTLRQNSCINGIWSDDCYMGLLTAQRE, via the coding sequence ATGAATATAAATCTTTATAGTGATCGTTTGATATTACGTAATTTACACAGCAAAGATTGGCTGCATTTTCTTCGCTTGCATCTCGATAAAGAAGTCAATCAACATATTCGAGCAATTGAATCCGAAGCAGACATAGTCGCTAAGTTTGAACAGCGCAAAGCGATATGGCAATTTGAATCTGCCCAATGGCTATCATTGGCTATTGAGCGAATTGATACTAATGAATTTGTGGGACTTATCGGTTTTAGGTGTGACGACTCGCAATTAAAAATAGCTGAAGTGGGCTACCTTATTGCTCCCGAGCAGCAAGGCTTCGGGTTTGCAACTGAAAGCTTACGAGCCGTAATCGATTGGGGCGCTTTACAATTTACTATGCATAAATATATAGGTATTTGTGCTCAACAAAATACCGCTTCACGTAAGGTGCTTGAGAACGCAGGTTTTGCCCTTGAGGGAACGTTAAGGCAGAATAGTTGTATTAATGGAATATGGTCAGATGATTGCTATATGGGATTATTAACTGCACAAAGAGAGTAA
- a CDS encoding MotA/TolQ/ExbB proton channel family protein, with amino-acid sequence MKKLITSVLVAATFSLTAGMVSAADAPKTIGQLLQQVKVDRANEGKTNAKREREFQAERGDKAELLKREKNALSAEKQRGKDLNQAFLDNERKIAQLEEDLKTAQGDLGEMFGVVKGEAGDFSGKLAASNISAQYPGRDTFIAELGARKSLPKIEELEQFWEAQLFEMVESGKVVKFDGDVTAIDGNVVNTAIHRVGPFNLTAEGKYVVYKPELGLIQQLSQQPEGYQVSAVASWEDTTTGVAPFYIDPARGVLLNIFTNKASLEDRLEAGGTIGYIILALLALGMLIAVERLVTLTIIGAKVNSQRKNIENPGNNALGRILKVYQSNKDVDVETLELKLDEAILKETPALEARISIIKVIAAIAPMMGLLGTVTGMIATFQSIQLFGTGDPKLMAGGISMALITTVQGLIAALPLMLLHAIVVARSKSIVQILEEQSAGIIAEHAEKRAD; translated from the coding sequence ATGAAGAAGTTAATTACATCAGTGTTAGTGGCTGCAACTTTCTCTTTAACAGCTGGTATGGTTTCTGCTGCAGATGCACCAAAAACTATCGGTCAGTTGTTACAACAAGTTAAAGTCGACCGAGCTAACGAAGGCAAAACCAACGCTAAGCGCGAAAGAGAATTTCAAGCTGAACGTGGTGATAAAGCTGAATTATTAAAGCGTGAAAAAAATGCGCTTTCTGCTGAAAAGCAACGTGGTAAAGATTTAAACCAAGCATTCTTAGACAACGAGCGTAAAATTGCTCAGTTAGAAGAAGACTTAAAAACAGCTCAAGGTGACTTGGGTGAAATGTTTGGTGTTGTTAAAGGCGAAGCCGGTGATTTCTCTGGTAAGTTAGCAGCGTCTAACATCAGTGCTCAGTACCCTGGACGCGATACTTTTATTGCTGAATTAGGTGCACGTAAATCACTCCCTAAAATTGAAGAGTTAGAGCAGTTTTGGGAAGCACAATTATTTGAAATGGTTGAGTCTGGTAAAGTTGTCAAATTTGATGGTGATGTTACTGCTATCGATGGCAACGTAGTCAATACTGCTATTCACCGCGTAGGTCCTTTCAACTTAACTGCTGAAGGTAAATATGTTGTTTACAAACCTGAACTAGGTTTAATTCAACAGTTATCACAGCAACCAGAAGGCTACCAGGTGAGCGCTGTTGCTTCTTGGGAAGACACTACTACAGGTGTAGCGCCTTTCTATATCGATCCAGCTCGTGGTGTATTGCTTAACATCTTTACTAACAAAGCTAGCTTAGAAGATCGTTTAGAAGCTGGTGGAACGATTGGTTACATCATTCTTGCATTATTAGCATTAGGTATGTTGATTGCGGTTGAACGTTTAGTCACTCTTACTATCATTGGCGCTAAAGTGAATAGTCAACGTAAAAACATCGAAAACCCTGGTAACAATGCTTTAGGTCGTATTCTAAAAGTTTACCAGTCTAATAAAGATGTTGATGTTGAAACGCTTGAGCTAAAACTTGATGAAGCAATCTTAAAAGAAACACCTGCTTTAGAAGCACGTATTTCTATCATTAAGGTTATTGCTGCCATTGCTCCTATGATGGGTCTATTGGGTACAGTTACTGGTATGATCGCAACCTTCCAATCAATTCAATTATTCGGTACTGGTGACCCTAAATTGATGGCTGGTGGTATTTCTATGGCGCTGATTACTACTGTTCAAGGTCTTATTGCTGCATTGCCGTTAATGTTATTACATGCAATCGTAGTTGCTCGTAGTAAGTCTATTGTTCAAATTCTTGAAGAGCAAAGTGCTGGTATCATTGCAGAACATGCTGAGAAGAGGGCTGACTAA
- a CDS encoding tetratricopeptide repeat protein translates to MRKVTSIATALLLSVCGSALFSNTVVAAEKCEIDKRQSRAVGESAAKKVQKSFEAYTEGNLDQAIAILLEANAKNDFDKAYVDRMLGNFYAEKGQMKTAIKYLKTAVDADILGGTDHAATMRLYADLLLQEKKFKEAIPYYYKWMDFTCKADAQMYRRIGIAYTELKDWNKVLQVADKGLSLAESPDKGLYQMKLTAYFNQKKYKEAVKVLETMVPLFQDDKRLWVQLAQFYLMTENYDKSLATYDLAYKNGFLETESNITRLAQLLAQKGSPHKAATIFEKHMKSGLVIENEKSLTTLAGFYHNAKELKEAAYYYGKAAAVSNKGELYLKQGRILALQQQFNDAIPVLKKALDAGIDNPGEAQFELALAYLSLKKYKSAYQRALLAANDKKTERSAKSYISYIKEKARIHNVTL, encoded by the coding sequence ATGCGTAAAGTAACTAGTATCGCTACAGCGTTATTACTTTCAGTCTGTGGAAGTGCATTATTTTCAAATACTGTAGTTGCTGCTGAAAAGTGTGAGATTGATAAACGTCAATCTCGTGCCGTTGGCGAAAGCGCTGCAAAAAAAGTTCAAAAATCTTTTGAAGCATATACTGAAGGTAATTTAGATCAAGCAATCGCGATACTGCTTGAAGCTAATGCTAAAAACGATTTCGACAAAGCGTATGTCGATCGTATGTTAGGCAACTTCTATGCTGAAAAAGGGCAGATGAAAACAGCTATCAAGTACTTGAAAACGGCTGTTGATGCTGACATTCTTGGTGGTACCGACCATGCTGCAACAATGCGTTTGTATGCTGATTTGTTACTACAAGAGAAAAAGTTTAAAGAAGCAATTCCATACTATTACAAGTGGATGGATTTTACCTGTAAGGCTGATGCGCAAATGTATCGTCGAATTGGTATAGCCTATACTGAGTTAAAAGATTGGAACAAAGTACTGCAAGTCGCTGACAAAGGTTTATCTTTAGCTGAATCGCCTGACAAAGGCTTATATCAGATGAAGTTAACTGCTTACTTTAACCAGAAAAAGTACAAAGAAGCCGTAAAAGTTTTAGAAACTATGGTGCCTTTGTTCCAAGACGATAAGCGTCTCTGGGTACAGTTAGCTCAGTTTTACTTGATGACTGAAAACTATGACAAATCACTAGCGACATATGATTTGGCATATAAAAATGGCTTTTTAGAGACAGAGAGTAATATTACTCGTTTGGCTCAATTGTTAGCACAAAAAGGTTCGCCTCATAAAGCTGCTACCATTTTTGAAAAGCACATGAAGTCAGGCCTAGTGATCGAAAATGAGAAGAGTTTAACCACTCTAGCTGGTTTTTATCACAATGCTAAAGAGCTAAAAGAAGCCGCTTACTATTATGGTAAAGCTGCTGCTGTTAGCAATAAGGGTGAGTTGTATTTAAAACAAGGTCGTATCCTTGCTTTACAACAACAATTTAACGATGCCATTCCTGTGCTTAAGAAAGCGCTTGATGCAGGTATTGATAACCCTGGTGAAGCTCAATTTGAGTTAGCCTTAGCATACTTAAGCCTTAAAAAGTACAAATCTGCTTATCAGCGTGCATTACTTGCCGCTAACGATAAAAAGACTGAACGAAGTGCTAAGAGCTATATTTCTTACATAAAAGAAAAAGCTCGTATTCACAACGTGACACTTTAA
- a CDS encoding energy transducer TonB: MLRALVSIIIGAAVTFGLFAFMAFLVGGGAQRNGESAESPVIEITMDKQDSKAQKKPRVTPKPPPPPEQPPKPDTTPPDTSSNIDTNMAFNMGGIESGGPSTGFKLGNMMTRDGDATPIVRIEPQYPIAAARDGKEGWVQLSFTINELGGVDDVSVIKAEPKRLFDREAIRALKKWKYKPKIVDGKPLRQPGMKVQLDFTLEKGGR; this comes from the coding sequence ATGCTAAGAGCACTCGTATCAATAATCATTGGTGCTGCAGTGACTTTTGGGCTGTTTGCTTTCATGGCTTTCCTAGTCGGCGGCGGAGCACAACGCAACGGCGAGTCAGCGGAATCCCCTGTTATTGAAATTACGATGGATAAACAGGATTCGAAGGCACAGAAAAAACCAAGGGTTACACCTAAGCCACCTCCACCACCGGAGCAGCCACCGAAGCCGGATACTACTCCGCCAGATACATCATCTAATATTGACACCAATATGGCGTTTAATATGGGTGGTATTGAGTCTGGTGGACCAAGTACTGGTTTTAAATTAGGTAACATGATGACCCGTGATGGTGATGCTACGCCTATCGTTCGTATTGAGCCACAGTATCCAATTGCTGCTGCTCGAGATGGTAAAGAAGGTTGGGTTCAACTTAGCTTTACAATCAACGAACTCGGTGGTGTTGATGACGTTTCAGTCATTAAAGCAGAACCTAAGCGTTTGTTCGATCGCGAAGCAATTCGTGCATTGAAAAAATGGAAATATAAGCCAAAGATTGTTGATGGTAAGCCATTAAGACAACCTGGTATGAAAGTACAGCTTGACTTCACACTAGAGAAAGGAGGTAGATAA
- a CDS encoding DUF885 domain-containing protein, which translates to MNKTLLAITVSLLLAAQGCSDASTVSSTSDSSKESSTTVMPQSASEQYLAMVDNFFNDQLKLEPIYATFVGVNDYNDQFGGALTEEYLKARHDLNSHYFSQAKTINVDKLPAALKLSYDMFIYDRNMELIGETYPEYFLPINQFYSTVFTMVQLGSGESAQPFKTVKDYQNWLGRLGGFINWTKLAQQRMDEGIASKVVLPRVLVERIIPQLDAQLVTDAQSSLFYSPINLLPEDFTAEQKSKLTAEYTQLINTELLPALTQLRDYVKNVYLPNSRASDGWWGLPNGKDWYQHLANSHTTTTLSVDEIHQIGLSEVARILSEMDKVREQVAFKGDLTAFFASLSSEPQYFFTDRQDLINGYMTIKDQINQVLPQYFNVMPKADYIVKPVESFREKSAAGASYESPAVDGSRPGIFYINTYNLKAQPKWGMTTLSLHEAAPGHHFQIAIKQELTDVPQFQRFQGYTAFEEGWALYSEYLGIEMGVFNDPYQYFGKLSDEMLRAMRLVVDTGLHAKGWSREQAIQYMMDNSPMAESDIIAEVERYMAIPGQALSYKVGQLTILRLRADAEKALGDKFDLKGFHDQLLTSGSLPMAVMENKIADWIKAESAK; encoded by the coding sequence ATGAATAAAACATTGTTGGCAATAACGGTGTCCTTACTTTTGGCCGCTCAAGGTTGTTCAGATGCCTCAACGGTTTCTTCAACATCTGATTCCAGTAAAGAGTCTAGTACTACAGTTATGCCTCAATCTGCTTCAGAGCAGTATTTAGCCATGGTTGACAATTTTTTTAATGATCAGCTAAAGCTTGAACCTATTTATGCCACCTTTGTAGGTGTTAATGATTATAACGACCAGTTTGGTGGTGCATTAACAGAAGAGTATTTAAAGGCTCGTCATGACTTGAATAGTCATTATTTTAGTCAAGCCAAAACGATTAATGTTGATAAGCTTCCGGCTGCCCTTAAACTCAGTTACGATATGTTCATTTATGATCGTAATATGGAGCTTATTGGTGAAACTTATCCTGAATATTTTTTACCCATTAATCAGTTTTATAGCACCGTATTTACTATGGTCCAGCTGGGAAGTGGTGAAAGTGCTCAACCATTTAAGACTGTTAAAGATTATCAAAATTGGTTAGGTCGCTTAGGTGGGTTTATTAACTGGACCAAGCTTGCGCAACAACGCATGGATGAAGGTATTGCCAGTAAAGTCGTATTACCTAGAGTCTTAGTGGAGCGCATTATTCCTCAGTTAGATGCTCAACTTGTTACCGATGCACAAAGCAGCTTGTTCTATTCACCAATAAACTTATTACCTGAAGATTTTACTGCGGAACAAAAATCAAAATTAACAGCTGAGTATACTCAACTTATCAACACTGAGTTATTACCTGCGTTGACCCAACTACGTGACTATGTGAAAAACGTATATTTACCAAATTCTCGTGCTTCAGACGGTTGGTGGGGGTTACCCAATGGTAAAGATTGGTATCAACACCTGGCTAATAGCCACACTACGACCACATTATCAGTCGATGAAATTCACCAAATTGGTTTGTCTGAGGTTGCACGTATTTTATCTGAAATGGATAAGGTTAGAGAGCAAGTTGCCTTTAAAGGTGACCTAACAGCATTCTTTGCTTCTTTATCTTCAGAACCTCAGTATTTCTTTACCGATAGACAAGATTTGATTAATGGTTATATGACCATAAAAGATCAAATTAATCAGGTATTGCCACAATATTTCAATGTTATGCCTAAAGCGGATTATATTGTCAAACCGGTAGAAAGCTTCCGCGAAAAGTCTGCGGCTGGTGCATCGTATGAGTCTCCTGCTGTAGATGGTTCTCGTCCGGGTATTTTTTATATCAATACTTATAACTTAAAAGCTCAACCTAAATGGGGTATGACAACTCTTTCATTGCATGAAGCCGCACCTGGTCATCACTTTCAAATTGCTATTAAGCAAGAATTAACCGATGTTCCACAATTCCAACGCTTCCAAGGTTATACCGCATTTGAAGAAGGTTGGGCGTTGTATTCAGAATACTTAGGCATTGAAATGGGGGTATTTAATGACCCATATCAGTATTTTGGAAAGTTATCCGATGAGATGTTACGTGCAATGCGATTAGTGGTTGATACTGGACTTCATGCCAAAGGATGGAGTCGCGAACAAGCTATTCAATACATGATGGACAATTCGCCTATGGCGGAGTCAGATATTATCGCCGAAGTTGAACGTTATATGGCTATTCCTGGTCAGGCTTTGTCATATAAAGTGGGCCAACTGACTATTTTAAGATTACGTGCTGATGCTGAAAAAGCCCTTGGCGATAAATTCGATCTTAAAGGTTTCCATGATCAGTTATTAACATCAGGCTCTTTGCCTATGGCTGTTATGGAAAACAAAATTGCCGATTGGATTAAAGCTGAATCAGCAAAGTAA
- a CDS encoding DUF3450 domain-containing protein has product MSKVSNRTKIATALVGALALAGSNFVVADPLADVQKADSSLNAASAASQQKVDKYFDQAQDMLFEYGSVADERESLKAYNDYVAGLVADQQNSLDLIQTDINGVDKLRQGVVPLMFKMVDALEQFVNLDLPFNIETRQNRVKNLKDILNTAEVTLAEKYRLILDAYSIEREYGSFVAVHTGKLNLDGKEVLVDFFNLGRVALYAQSLDQKIAWMYDADAKSWNKLDDSYLRDITKGIRIARKQGALDLFALPIPAAETAQ; this is encoded by the coding sequence ATGTCCAAGGTAAGCAATAGAACAAAAATCGCTACTGCACTTGTTGGCGCTCTGGCTTTAGCTGGTAGCAACTTCGTTGTTGCAGATCCTTTAGCTGACGTTCAAAAAGCCGATAGCAGCCTTAATGCTGCTTCAGCTGCGTCACAACAGAAAGTCGACAAATATTTTGACCAAGCACAAGACATGCTTTTTGAGTATGGCAGCGTAGCTGATGAACGTGAATCATTGAAAGCATATAATGATTACGTTGCAGGCTTGGTAGCTGATCAACAAAATTCACTTGATTTAATTCAAACTGATATTAACGGCGTAGATAAACTTCGTCAGGGCGTTGTACCATTAATGTTTAAAATGGTTGATGCTTTAGAGCAGTTTGTAAACTTAGATTTACCATTTAACATTGAAACTCGTCAGAATCGTGTTAAAAATTTAAAAGATATTCTTAATACTGCAGAAGTTACATTAGCAGAGAAATATCGTCTAATTCTTGATGCTTATAGCATCGAACGTGAGTACGGTAGTTTCGTTGCTGTTCATACCGGTAAGTTAAATCTAGACGGTAAGGAAGTGTTAGTCGATTTCTTTAATTTAGGCCGAGTTGCACTTTATGCACAAAGCTTAGATCAAAAAATAGCATGGATGTATGATGCTGATGCGAAGTCTTGGAATAAGTTAGACGATAGCTACCTACGTGATATTACTAAAGGTATCCGCATTGCTCGCAAGCAAGGCGCTCTAGACCTATTCGCATTACCAATTCCTGCTGCGGAGACTGCACAATAA
- a CDS encoding MotA/TolQ/ExbB proton channel family protein, with protein MMLILMDVWDSVRGFMASGGDVLWLVAAVLFLMWVLMLERYWYLNWISPKQHQAVIASWEAREETTSWHAHRIREAWVSQAKQDLNARMLLIKTLVAICPMIGLLGTVTGMISVFDVMAVQGTSNARLMAAGISMATMPTMAGMVAALSGVFFSTRLDSKMRISLEKLKDSMPHH; from the coding sequence ATGATGCTAATCCTGATGGACGTATGGGATTCCGTCAGGGGCTTCATGGCCTCCGGAGGCGATGTCCTCTGGCTGGTTGCAGCAGTGCTATTTCTCATGTGGGTGTTAATGCTTGAGCGTTATTGGTATCTAAATTGGATATCACCAAAACAACATCAAGCCGTTATCGCCTCATGGGAAGCAAGAGAAGAAACAACTTCTTGGCATGCTCACCGTATCCGTGAAGCTTGGGTATCCCAAGCGAAGCAAGATTTGAATGCACGTATGCTGTTAATCAAAACCTTAGTGGCCATTTGTCCAATGATTGGTTTATTAGGTACTGTAACCGGTATGATTTCAGTATTCGATGTGATGGCAGTTCAGGGGACGAGTAATGCTCGTTTAATGGCCGCTGGTATCTCTATGGCCACAATGCCGACAATGGCAGGAATGGTAGCAGCTCTATCGGGTGTTTTCTTTAGCACACGTTTAGACTCAAAGATGAGAATCAGTTTAGAAAAGCTAAAAGACAGCATGCCTCACCACTAG